CAGGAAACAGGAGTTAGGTCATGCCAAACATGGCTTATGTCCGAAATAAGTCTAGTATACAGCGGGTAAAATGGAGATACAAGTTTCAGACAAAGGTCGGAATCCGTGGGATATTGGCACGCCTGCCTTAGTTCGGAATATTCACATGTCCTAGTCTGGCCAACAGCAGCTAAATGCCAGCTTAGCACCTGCTCACTGGATTGTTACTATTTTTTAACAAAGCTTAACAAGCTTCAACGGTGGTGCTTAACAGCTGCTTAACAGGTTCTAAACGGGTACTAGACTGTCGTCATTACCATATTTATTGCATGAGAAGAATAATattaacaaaaataaataatatgCTTAGTAGATAAACATAACCAGTCTGTCGTACATACCCCTATATTCGAATTAGAATGGGTAATCATAGGAGCAATAGAAGTAGTACTGACAGAGATGAAGTATGGGTCCCAGTATCAATGCTGTAATCGACTGTGAGTAGAGTCTTCAGAGAAATCATTCAATGCGTCTTCTAGCGCCGATTTGCTGATACTAGCTTCAGATAGATCTGTGAAACTGGATGAACTAGCATTTCCTGGCCAATCTACTGCTGGTGAGTATTTTGTAGGTAAATTAACCGGTAGAAATGCTTCTccgtcgtcttcttcttcgctATCTTGTTTAGCATCAAAACCGTAAAGATCGTCTTCATCGGAAAAATCATCGTGGGTCTTCCGATAAAAATGCGAGCTAGTCATTtgtggtggaggtgcttGCGAATTAGAAGGGATATTGCGCGACATTGATAAGAGTCTGCGTTCACTACTCAAGAAAGAATCGGAGGGAGAAACTTCTGGTGAGCTTAATCTACTAAACAAATCGGTTCCTGCAGACGGCAGAcggatattattttttggtttttgtgAAACCCCTGTCCTGCTTGTCATATCCCCTCCACCGGGTCTATAAGCCATAGCTCCGAGTCCAGTTGAGTTTATATTCGAACTAATTTCAGGGTGATGGCCATGAGTCTGAGTCTGAGTATTTGTATGGCTACGACTGTCTCCGCTTCCACTGCCACTACCACTTCCACCACTTGTAATGCCCAGATCAACTCCACTGCCTGTTCCACTCCCCGCACCGCTACCACTGCCGCTTCCAATCAGGGGTGACTTCTTCTGATACCCGCTGGATCTCCCAAGTTTAATTGTCCCGTTAGCACTATTCCGGCGCTGCTCAGATCCTCGACGACCCGTTATCGTCACTGTTGAACCTCCTGTCGGCTTTCGATGTGCCTGATCTGGTCCTACGGTAGTTAATATCTCCACCCTGCTCTTATCTCCCCGTATATCCAGATTTCTCCATTTGTACTAGCCTAAAAACAACCTCCTAGAACATTCCTCTCCCCAATTGTCCGCTTTTTTAACGTACCTGACTTTCCTTTAACCGTTACCCGATGCATTTGGGCCTTGACCTGCTCCAATTCAAGCTCATACAGCCATGCAGCCTGCTGTAAAATAAACGCTACTTTCACATCAAACATCCTCGCTCTAAGCTTGTTAGACAATTCTTCTGCCAgaatgcctccggcggctggggctgcgccccagaccccactgctcctctcgcttcgctcgagtcggtgctcCGGGCTGCTAGGGCATGATTTCGTCGTCACACATACAATCCATCCCCTACAATTGTTAGTTCAAATGTCTCAGAATTATTTTATCCAGTCCCCTTCGTAATTAGCCACAGAAGGGGCACTTTTCACTTACAATCAATCTCCGACCGGTTTGGGGCACTATACAGCTGTTCCCACAGAGCCTGCTGTTTGGCTGCATTCCATTCCGCCTGCCATTGACGTTAGATTCGAGTTAAGCTGGCCATATTTCAAGCTCGTGAGGCTCACAGATAAATCAGCCCAACCGtagacgtaacgactcgagcgaagcgagaggagcaacggggtctggggcagagccccagccgccggaggcacattAATAATCACTTACCGGGCCCGGATCCTCGAACCCGTCTCTTGGGAAGGGGAATCTGAGGTAGACAACCACTCGCCGGCTGTCGTCGAGCCCTTTTGAAGCGGGGGAAGGGTATTTGGTGCCCCTTTCTCCACTCATGTCGTGATTTGTAGTGGGATTAAGTCTCAGGAAGCTGCATTCTCATGATTCTAATAGATAAGGTCACGTGATGGATCGCGAATAGTTAGAGATTTAGTCCTGGTAAGATAATTGTGGTGTTTTTTTCAGAAGTAATTATCAGTTGTTCAATTGTCATGGAATTGGATTTCTGGTCAAGGCTAGAGCTCGTTGTTTTCAAGTGAAGTAAAGTGCACGAAATAAGCGGTGGTTTTATCATGGACTTGCATGTTCaagattgctgctgaatTCCTGTTAGTAACCAATCGTGATTTTGATCCAGCTTCAGTGGCAATTGCTGATTATTAAAAGTGGTATTATCGGATTGGACTTCTAACCATGTGTGATTATATTgaatgatgaagaggaactGTATAAACGTAAAAGTGGCGAGCAATGGTGACTGGGTCGGAACAAGAGTCGAAAGAGTCTTCTGGACCGATTGGCGACAGTGAGAATGGCAGCTATAGAAACTCGTCTTCCAGAGGAACGAGCTCGCTGAGCACGTCGTATATGGCGATTCAAGTTAACAACATTGACTGCTATCAGAAAGCACCCAGTTCGCTTGATATGGATAAATACACGGACATGCGATCTGATATAACGCTACCGCAGGTTCCTGTGATACGGATATTTGGAACCACTTCAACCGGTTATAACACACTTGTTCATGTCCATGGAGTTTTCCCGTACTTTTATATTCGCTACAAGGGTGGAACGAACCCAGAACAAGGTGAGTACAGATAAGGACTAGTTGATAGAATCAGACTCAGTTCCACGGGGAAGAGTGGCGATTACTAACGTATGGTCTAGTGGAAGAACATATTGCCTGGTTATATGTGGCAATTAACTCTGCCATGTGTAGTGCCTACCGAAGAGATCCTAACAACCCTAATAATGTGTTTGTGGCGAATATTGTTCTTTGCAAAGGCGTACCGTTCTACGGTTACCATGTAGGATGGTCACCATacttgaaaatatatttgttgAATCCGTCTCATGTTACAAAATGTGCTGATTTGCTACGTACTGGTGCGATTCAGGGCATCCCCATGCAACCTTATGAATCACATATCCCACACACATTGCAGTTTTTGGCAGATTTCAATTTGTATGGGTGTGGATGGATGAGAATATCGGATGCGTGGTTTCGAGGACCATTACCAGATGAGTTCTCTATTCAGAGTCCAGAAGGTAGAGGACTCGACATTAATAGCAGGATGCTCAGTAGAAATCATTTTTCAAGATTCTCATTTTCGGAGCTCGAGATTGATATTACTGCTGATTTTATTGAAAATCGCCATGATTTAATGCAGCACAATATTCATGCAGATTTTGAAAGCGAACGAAAAATGTCTTTACCCAAAGATTATAAACATCTTATTAGTATGAGAGAGCTATGGAGAGAGGACTACGCAAAACGTCATGCTGCAGGCAATCTCTCCTATAAGCCGCCGCCTGATATTACACGTACTGGAGAAGAGCTAGCTTGGTCAAGACTTGAGGAGTTGGAACGTGACCTGGATGAACGGATAATTAGCGCAACGAAAGGAAAACCAGTACCGAAGTTGGAAACATTTGTAGACAAAGTTGAGTTTGATTCTTATATTCCTACTGCATTTGAAATTGTGGATTACATGTTCAGGAGAAAGCCTAAGCAGGTGAATATTGAGCCTGTAATAAGAGATGAAGGAAATGCTAATCATATCGATGAAGCTGACGGTCAGACTCTTGATGATAAGGGATCAGATACAGATGAAGCCGAAGATGAGGATATTGAGGATCCAAATGCTTTAGCAAATGAGGAAAAAATTGAGAGGGTGCCACAACTATCATTGAAAAGGTTATCTCAAGATAATAGCTTCTCGCTTTCTCAGAAGAAATCTAAGCTCTCGAGACGAGATACTACCGATTCATCGTTCTCCTACTTTTCAGAAGATttcaatgctgctgttagAAAATCATCATTAGTGCTCTTGTCGCAAGGCGACTACCCTAGTGTCAGCTCTCATGGAGCTTCAAGATTGGAGTCCATTTTGGAGAAATTTCATATAAAGAGTGCTCTTGGTCTTTGCGTATCTGCACCCAATAGATCAGAAGTTGCTTCAACTATGGAAGAGCTGGGTGAACCTTCAGTTATATATAAAGAACCATATTTCAGTAAACTGGAAGATGTACCTGAGGGCCCATTCGTGCATGCTGGTGTTGAATTTCGTCTGAAATCTGACCACGTGAGTGATTTGCCAGAATTCGATTTCTCTGACCAGACATCCTTTAGTCCGATTGAATATCACCTGAGTAGTTACCAGCAGTTCCACTACCGTCCCAAAAGAACGGTTCAATATTTACCTCTACCTCCATCAAGACAGCAAGTTGAAGACTGGACAAAAGCATCACCAACTTCCACGGCCAAAAGGGAAAAGGCTAGAAAACCAGGTGCAGATAAACCCcaatttctttctcagaTCAACGGGCCAACTCAATGGAACCCTTACGGATACAAGTTTGCGtcccagaagaagacaagcCAGATTAGAAAACACATTAGTGACCGTGAAATGTCAGTTCTCGTGGTTGAAGTACATGTTAATACCAGGCCAGGAAAGCTGCCGAATCCTCAGCATGATCCTGTTAGTATGATATTTTGGGGCTTTAAAAACAGTTTTGCTGATGAATTAGATCCTAAAAAGTCTGCATCTGGCGTGCTTGCTTATGGGGATGACAGTTTGTATGACCAATTGGAATCTATTGGCAGCTCTAAACATGCTCTAGTACAAGTTGTTGATACTGAGTTAGAGCTGATCAATACGTTCGTTAGATTGGTTAGGTATTATGACCCGGATATTTTAAGTGGTTATGAGATCCACAACTCATCTTTAGGATACATAATCGAACGGGGACGTGAAAATTTCTCTGGTTACGATTTGTGTGTGGAGCTATCAAGAGTACAATCAAACACAAACACTAAATTCAACGACCGATGGGGTTATACGCAAGCTTCGGCAATTAGGGTTACTGGCCGTCATATGTTGAATATATGGCGAGTAATTCGTCACGAGCTGAATCTACTCCAGTATacaattgaaaatgttGTATTTCACACTCTACATGATAGGATCCCTCATTACAACCATGATGACTTGACTAAATGGACTCAATCGGGGCTAATTGCTTACTTGGAAATTGTCGTCAACTATTATCTCTCCAGGGTAGAGTATGATATCAAGATTATAGATGACCAACATCTAATAACGAGGAATAGTGAACAGGCTAGACTCTTGGGAATCGATTTTTACTCTGTGCTGTCAAGAGGCTCACAGTACAAGGTTGAGTCATCTATGACTAGATTGGCCAAAAAGGAGAACT
The Sugiyamaella lignohabitans strain CBS 10342 chromosome A, complete sequence genome window above contains:
- the REV3 gene encoding Rev3p (Catalytic subunit of DNA polymerase zeta; involved in translesion synthesis during post-replication repair; required for mutagenesis induced by DNA damage; involved in double-strand break repair; forms a complex with Rev7p, Pol31p and Pol32p; GO_component: GO:0005739 - mitochondrion [Evidence IEA,IEA]; GO_component: GO:0005739 - mitochondrion [Evidence IDA] [PMID 16452144]; GO_component: GO:0000790 - nuclear chromatin [Evidence IPI] [PMID 16546083]; GO_component: GO:0005634 - nucleus [Evidence IEA,IEA]; GO_component: GO:0016035 - zeta DNA polymerase complex [Evidence IDA] [PMID 8658138]; GO_function: GO:0051539 - 4 iron, 4 sulfur cluster binding [Evidence IEA]; GO_function: GO:0003677 - DNA binding [Evidence IEA,IEA]; GO_function: GO:0003887 - DNA-directed DNA polymerase activity [Evidence IEA,IEA,IEA]; GO_function: GO:0003887 - DNA-directed DNA polymerase activity [Evidence IDA] [PMID 8658138]; GO_function: GO:0051536 - iron-sulfur cluster binding [Evidence IEA]; GO_function: GO:0046872 - metal ion binding [Evidence IEA]; GO_function: GO:0003676 - nucleic acid binding [Evidence IEA]; GO_function: GO:0000166 - nucleotide binding [Evidence IEA]; GO_function: GO:0016779 - nucleotidyltransferase activity [Evidence IEA]; GO_function: GO:0016740 - transferase activity [Evidence IEA]; GO_process: GO:0006281 - DNA repair [Evidence IEA]; GO_process: GO:0006260 - DNA replication [Evidence IEA,IEA]; GO_process: GO:0006261 - DNA-dependent DNA replication [Evidence IEA,IEA,IEA]; GO_process: GO:0006974 - cellular response to DNA damage stimulus [Evidence IEA]; GO_process: GO:0070987 - error-free translesion synthesis [Evidence IDA] [PMID 12514101]; GO_process: GO:0042276 - error-prone translesion synthesis [Evidence IDA] [PMID 11313481]; GO_process: GO:0042276 - error-prone translesion synthesis [Evidence IDA] [PMID 17248528]; GO_process: GO:0042276 - error-prone translesion synthesis [Evidence IGI] [PMID 9765213]; GO_process: GO:0006139 - nucleobase-containing compound metabolic process [Evidence IEA]) — protein: MCSAYRRDPNNPNNVFVANIVLCKGVPFYGYHVGWSPYLKIYLLNPSHVTKCADLLRTGAIQGIPMQPYESHIPHTLQFLADFNLYGCGWMRISDAWFRGPLPDEFSIQSPEGRGLDINSRMLSRNHFSRFSFSELEIDITADFIENRHDLMQHNIHADFESERKMSLPKDYKHLISMRELWREDYAKRHAAGNLSYKPPPDITRTGEELAWSRLEELERDLDERIISATKGKPVPKLETFVDKVEFDSYIPTAFEIVDYMFRRKPKQVNIEPVIRDEGNANHIDEADGQTLDDKGSDTDEAEDEDIEDPNALANEEKIERVPQLSLKRLSQDNSFSLSQKKSKLSRRDTTDSSFSYFSEDFNAAVRKSSLVLLSQGDYPSVSSHGASRLESILEKFHIKSALGLCVSAPNRSEVASTMEELGEPSVIYKEPYFSKLEDVPEGPFVHAGVEFRLKSDHVSDLPEFDFSDQTSFSPIEYHLSSYQQFHYRPKRTVQYLPLPPSRQQVEDWTKASPTSTAKREKARKPGADKPQFLSQINGPTQWNPYGYKFASQKKTSQIRKHISDREMSVLVVEVHVNTRPGKLPNPQHDPVSMIFWGFKNSFADELDPKKSASGVLAYGDDSLYDQLESIGSSKHALVQVVDTELELINTFVRLVRYYDPDILSGYEIHNSSLGYIIERGRENFSGYDLCVELSRVQSNTNTKFNDRWGYTQASAIRVTGRHMLNIWRVIRHELNLLQYTIENVVFHTLHDRIPHYNHDDLTKWTQSGLIAYLEIVVNYYLSRVEYDIKIIDDQHLITRNSEQARLLGIDFYSVLSRGSQYKVESSMTRLAKKENFIMISPSKKQVGQQNALEHIPLVMEPLSGYYTSPVLVLDFQSLYPSIVIAYNYCYSTCLGRVKFWRGRNKLGVIDLDVDSKLLDVLKDDLTIAPNGLIFVKEIRRKSLLAKMLSEILDTRVMVKAGMKLDQEPGFQNMMNNRQLALKLIANVTYGYTSATYSGRMPCAEIADSIVLSAREILENTIRIIGETTKWGAEVVYGDTDSIFVHLPGKSKDQAFEIGNDIANYITSINPSPIKLKFEKVYMGSVLLTKKRYVGYMYETPDQKVPVFDAKGIETVRRDGTPAEQKIEEKALRLLFETSDLSKVKEFLHQQWRKIMTGNISVQDFCFAKEVRMGTYKEGGTLPPGAAVSAKKMEKDERAEPQYRERVPYVVISGPPGSRLVDRCVSPDELVNNANYYLDSDYYIKKNLIPPLERIFNILGANVQSWYDQMPKVIRFQPIKGKGENLRNYIKSASCIICKDKQTNDGICSECREDPAGSMLILQKRIKYSEEKVLELEAICRNCSGISPVMEVRCDSGDCPIYYSRKRAIAKFDAVVSEDMSLLDLNW
- the REV3 gene encoding Rev3p (Catalytic subunit of DNA polymerase zeta; involved in translesion synthesis during post-replication repair; required for mutagenesis induced by DNA damage; involved in double-strand break repair; forms a complex with Rev7p, Pol31p and Pol32p; GO_component: GO:0005739 - mitochondrion [Evidence IEA,IEA]; GO_component: GO:0005739 - mitochondrion [Evidence IDA] [PMID 16452144]; GO_component: GO:0000790 - nuclear chromatin [Evidence IPI] [PMID 16546083]; GO_component: GO:0005634 - nucleus [Evidence IEA,IEA]; GO_component: GO:0016035 - zeta DNA polymerase complex [Evidence IDA] [PMID 8658138]; GO_function: GO:0051539 - 4 iron, 4 sulfur cluster binding [Evidence IEA]; GO_function: GO:0003677 - DNA binding [Evidence IEA,IEA]; GO_function: GO:0003887 - DNA-directed DNA polymerase activity [Evidence IEA,IEA,IEA]; GO_function: GO:0003887 - DNA-directed DNA polymerase activity [Evidence IDA] [PMID 8658138]; GO_function: GO:0051536 - iron-sulfur cluster binding [Evidence IEA]; GO_function: GO:0046872 - metal ion binding [Evidence IEA]; GO_function: GO:0003676 - nucleic acid binding [Evidence IEA]; GO_function: GO:0000166 - nucleotide binding [Evidence IEA]; GO_function: GO:0016779 - nucleotidyltransferase activity [Evidence IEA]; GO_function: GO:0016740 - transferase activity [Evidence IEA]; GO_process: GO:0006281 - DNA repair [Evidence IEA]; GO_process: GO:0006260 - DNA replication [Evidence IEA,IEA]; GO_process: GO:0006261 - DNA-dependent DNA replication [Evidence IEA,IEA,IEA]; GO_process: GO:0006974 - cellular response to DNA damage stimulus [Evidence IEA]; GO_process: GO:0070987 - error-free translesion synthesis [Evidence IDA] [PMID 12514101]; GO_process: GO:0042276 - error-prone translesion synthesis [Evidence IDA] [PMID 11313481]; GO_process: GO:0042276 - error-prone translesion synthesis [Evidence IDA] [PMID 17248528]; GO_process: GO:0042276 - error-prone translesion synthesis [Evidence IGI] [PMID 9765213]; GO_process: GO:0006139 - nucleobase-containing compound metabolic process [Evidence IEA]); this translates as MVTGSEQESKESSGPIGDSENGSYRNSSSRGTSSLSTSYMAIQVNNIDCYQKAPSSLDMDKYTDMRSDITLPQVPVIRIFGTTSTGYNTLVHVHGVFPYFYIRYKGGTNPEQGEYR